The genomic segment ATCGTCAGCCCGAGCTCGGCCAAGCCGATGACGAAGTACAGCGCCTGCAGGAAGCTGAACGGGATGTAGACCATCTGCACGAAGATCCAGATGGCGCACGCGAAGCCGCCCGCGGCGGAGAACATGGTCTTCCAGCGGGACTCGGTCAGCACCGCCACGAACGCGATCGCGTGCACCCCGGCCACGAGCACGATGAGGAGCAGTCCCGGTACCAGGTACGACCGGAACGGCGAACCCTCGAGGTAGTCGCCGGGCGGGATCAGCACCGACGCCAGGTCGGGATCGATGCTCCCGATCATGAGCGCGAGACCTCCCGCGAGCGCGGTGACGGCCACGAAGGCCTGGATGATCAGCAGGGTCATCCGAGAGAAGCGCACCATGACTCAGTCCTCCTCGTGTCGGGACTCGGCGGCACCGCGCGGCACCACGGCGACCGGGCACTCCGCTCGCCAGAGCACCTCCTGCACGACGGATCCCAGCAGGCTTCCCGCCAAGACCCCCCTGTGGTGCGTGCCCATGACCAGCATCGAGCTGCGCGCCCCGTAGCGCAGCAGGGCGGCCGACTGGCTGTCGCGGACCAGCTCGCTCTGCAGCTCCAGCCGCGGATACCGCTCCGTGACCCAGCTCATCGCGGCGTCCAGGGTTCCGCGATGTTCGGCCATCGCCGCGTCGGGCGTGAGCGCGAGCGCGGTCGTGCCGGCGAACGACGGGGTGGGCATGAGCCACGCGTGCACGAGACGGATCGCGGACCGGGTGGCGTCGGCCTCGGCGGCCGCGAACGCGAGCGCGGCGCTGGACGAGTCGTCGTCGGAGATGCCGATGGTGACGGGCTCCCCCAGGTCCACCCATGCCGCGGGCACCATGACGACCGGAACCCGGGCCGTCGTGCTCAGGCGCAGCGGCATCGCGCCCGCCATCGCCGCACGGATCGGATGGCCCGGATTGATGCCGATGACCAGAAGATCCGTGTCGGCTGCGAAGTCCGCCAGCGACTCCGGCGTCCCGCCTTCCAGCCGGTGCAGCTCCACACCGACGCCGGGTGCGCGTTCGCGGAGGAACTCCTCGGCGTGGGCGAGCTGGTCCAGCGCCGAGGCCCGGTCCTTCGCGGATCGCCCCACGACATTCACGAGACCGACGCTCGCGACCTCGCGACCGGCGCGCGCCGCCACCCAGGACAGTGCGGAGACGGATGCCGGACTCCCGTCGTAGCCGAGAACGATGCGTTCCATGAGGCGCTCCCCCCGTGTCGCGCGGCGGATCCGCCGCTGACGACCAGCCAACCCACCGTGGGAGCACCCGCCTGGGCCGAAGGTCCCCCGGCCGTTTGGCCGCCGGGGTCCCCTCGTCCCCACGGGACCTTCGGCCCGAGCTCGTCGGCCCTGACCGGCTCGGATGGAGGCCATAGGAAAGGACGGCCATGACTCTCTCCTCCCAGCGATTCAACGGACGCACGGTGATTGTCACCGGAGCGGGCGCCGGCATCGGCCGGGCGACCGCCGAAAGGCTCGCCGCGGAAGGCTGCCGCGTCATCGCGGTCGACGTCTCCGCCGACCGCTTGACGGCACTCGCAGACGAGGTCGGCGGCGAAGTCGTCACCGTCTCCGCCGACATCGCCGACGCCGCCGGCATCGAGGCCATCATGGCGGCGGCGGGGGAACGCATCGACGGCCTCGCGAACGTGGCCGGCATCATGGACGGCTTCGAGCCGACAGCCGAGATCGCGGATGCCACCTGGGAGCGCGTCCTGGGGGTGAACCTCACCGGGATGATGAGACTCACCCGCGCCGTGCTCCCGGGGATGATCGACCGGGGCGCGGGGAGCATCGTCAACGTCGGATCCGAAGCAGGGCAGCGAGGGTCGGCCGCCGGCACGCCGTACACGACGTCGAAGCACGCCGTGAACGGCTTCACCGTCAGCACGGCGTTCTTCTACACACCCAAGGGCGTGCGGTGCAATGCGGTGGCGCCCGGCCCCGTGGCCACGAGCATCGAGGCGCCGTTCCGCTCGGAGTGGGCGCAGACCCGGCTCGGACCGTTCTTCCAGACCAACCTGCCGCCGGTCGCGCAGCCATCGCAGCTCGCGGCCGCGATCACCTGGCTGCTCAGCGACGATGCGTCGAACGTGTCGGGGGCCGTCATCCCGGTGGATGGCGGATGGGCGGCGATCTGAGATGTCGGGCGCGCACACCGGACCCGCTCGCATCCTCGCCGGCGCGGTCCACCCGGCCCTCATCGCGACCGCGGTGGAGGACGTGCCCGACGCCGGATGCTGGGATCTGCTCGCCGGTGCGCATGTCGGCCGGCTGGCCGTGATCGGCGCCGACGGACGACCCGACATCTTCCCGATGGACTACCTCGTCTCCGACCGTCACCTTTTCCTCCGCACCGCCCCCGGCCTGAAGCTCCGGCACCTCGCACGCAACCCCTTCGTCGCCTTCGAGGCCGAGGGTGACGCGGACGGCTTCCGCTGGAGCGTCGTGGTCCGTGGCGCCGCCCGCCGGCTGGATCGTGACGACGAGATCGAGGCATCCGGCGTGCTGGACCTCCGGTCGACCAGCCCCACCGGTAAGTACGACTACCTGGAGATCACGCCGGACGCCGTGACCGGCCGGCGGTTCCGTCCGCAGCGCTGAGCGACCCGGACGACGGGGCTGCGCGTGACTTCTTTCCGCGCGTAGCCGGGGGACGTTCGGCCCGACGCTCGACGCGGTTCCGCGGGAAGCTGGCTGCGGATCGGAGGTGGCGGGGTGACCGAGCGCATGGTCCGAGACGACACGAGGCGCAGTCCGCACCCTTGGCGCGCCGCCCCGGGAGCCGCGTGGGCGGTTCGCACCGCGTGGGTCGCGGTGGTCCTCCTCAGCGCCGTGCCGGCCATCCTCGGTCACCAGCTCTGGGGCGCCGTCCCGTCGTGGATCATCGTCGCGCAGGCCGCGGTCGTGGGGCTGCTGCTGCTGTGCACGCTCGGGATAGCCCGCATCCGCCCGCTCTGGCGCTTCGGCGTCGCCTCCGGCGCTCTTCTGCTTCTCACGTGGGCGTGGGGAAACGTGTCCTTCGCGCTGCCGGCCCTCCAGTCCCTGTTCGGCGGCACGCCCTTCGACGCCCGGATGCAGGCCGAGCAGACCGGCCGCCTTGCCGTCGCGCTGTCGATGATCGGGGTGATGCTGCTGCTGGGACTGCGGCCGGGGCAGTTCTTCCTGGCGCTGGGGCAGCTCACCGCGCCGATCCGGCCGGTGAGAGTGCTCGGCTTCCCGAAGGCGGATCCGTGGCCGCGCTTCGGCCTCATCTGGGGATTCGGCATCGCGGGCGCGCTCGGAGTCGGGCAGTACCTGCTGCTGCGCCCCGACCCGTCCGCGATCGCCGCGCTCTGGCCGATGGTGCCGTCGATCCTCTTCTACGCCGCGCTCAACGCCTTCAGCGAGGAGATGACCTACCGCGCTCCGCTGCTCGCGACGCTGGAACCGGCGGTGGGAGGCCGGCACGCCCTGTGGCAGACCGCCTTCCTCTTCGGGGTCGCGCATTACTTCGGCGTCCCCGGCGGCCTTGTCGGCGCAGTCCTCTCGGTCTTCATGGGGTGGATCCTCGGCAAGGCGATGCTCGAGACCCGCGGCCTCTTCTGGGCGTGGTTCATCCACTTCCTGAGCGACATCGTGATCTTCGCGTTCCTCGCGCTCGCGCTGGTGTCGTGACGGATGCCGCGACGCTGCGGCGTCAGGGTGCCACCGGGTCCGGCACCGCGTGGCCGGAACGGTCCTCGACCGGTGCGCCCGCGCGCTGCGCCAGCCGCAGCCACGTGTCGACGACGGAATCCGGATTCAGCGAGATCGACTGGATGCCGGCGTCCACGAGCCAGTCCGCCAGCTCCGGGTGGTCGGACGGGCCCTGGCCGCAGATCCCCACGTACTTCCCGCGGCGGTTGCAGGCCTCGATCGCGAGACGGAGCACCTCGAGCACCGCCGGGTCCCGCTCGTCGAACCCGGCGGCGACGAGGTCGGAGTCACGGTCGATCCCGAGCACGAGCTGCGTCATGTCGTTCGACCCGATCGAGAAGCCGTCGAAGTGATCCAGGAAGCGATCGGCCGTGAGCGCGTTGGACGGGATCTCGCACATCATCATGACCTCGAGACCGTTGCGCCCGCGCTGGAGGCCGTGCTTCGCCAGCTCCGCCGACACCTCCGCCGCCTCCGCGAGGGTGCGTACGAACGGCACCATGATCTTCAGGTTCCGAAGGCCCATCTCATCGCGGACGAACCGCAGAGCCTCGCACTCCATGGCGAAGCACTCCTGGAAGCTGGGCGTGATGTACCGCGAGGCGCCGCGCCACCCGAGCATCGGGTTCTCCTCGCGCGGCTCGTACTGCTCGCCGCCGAGGAGGTGCGCATACTCGTTGGACTTGAAGTCGCTGGTGCGCACGATCACCGGTTCGGGCGCGAAGGCGGCCGCGATCGTCGCCACGCCCTCGGCCACGCGCTGGACGAAGAAGTCGCGCGGTGACGCGTAGGCCTCCACCCGGCGTGCGACCTCGGAGCGCAGCGGCTCGGCGAGCGCCTCGGCCTCGAGGAGGGCGCGAGGGTGGATGCCGATCTGGGTGCCGACGATGAACTCCAGGCGTGCCAGGCCCACGCCCTGGTGCGGCAGCGCCGCGAGGGCGAACGCCTGATCGGGGGTGCCGACGTTCATCATCACGCGGACCGGCGGCTGCGGCATCCGCTCGACCGGAATGCTCTGCTCCGCGAAGTCGAGTCGCCCCGCGTACACGAAGCCGTCGTCGCCCTCGGCGCAGGACACGGTGACGTCGGCACCGTCGGCCAGGGCTGTCGTCGCCGTGCGCGTACCCACGACGGCGGGGATGCCGAGTTCGCGCGCGATGATGGCGGCGTGGCAGGTTCGCCCGCCGCGGTCGGTGACGATCGCGGCAGCGCGCTTCATGACGGGTTCCCAATCCGGGTCGGTCATCTCGGCGACGAGGATGTCGCCGGGTCGGACCTTCGCCATCTCCGCCGGGGACGTCACCACGCGCACCGGGCCCGCGCCGACCCGCTGCCCGATCGCCCGCCCCTCCACGAGCACCCGGCCGTGCTCACGGAGCACGAACCGCGTGAGGACGGGCCCGTGCGCCCGCGACACGACGGTCTCGGGCCGAGCCTGCAGGATGTAGAGGCGCCCGTCGACGCCGTCGCGTGCCCACTCGATGTCCATGGCGCGGCCGTAGTGCTCCTCGATGGTCACCGCGTATCGGGCCAGTTCGTGCACCTCGGCATCCGAGATGCTGAATCGACGCCGGTCTTCGTGCGCGACGCTCGTCATCGTCGTGCTGGAACCCACGTCGTGGCCCGCCGCAAACCGCAGCGCGACCGCTTTGTCGCCCAGCTGGCGGCGCAGGATGGCGGGGCGCCCCTCCTGCAATGCGGGCTTGTACACCGTGAACTCATCGGGATTGACCTCGCCCTGCACGACGGCCTCCCCGAGCCCGTACGCGCTCGTGATCAGGACCGCACGGTCGAAGCCGGACTCGGTGTCGATCGTGAACATGACCCCCGACGCGCCGACGTCAGACCGCACCATGCGCTGCACCGCCGCGGACAGCGCCACGTCGCGGTGCGCGAATCCCTGATGCACCCGATACGCGATGGCGCGATCGTTGTAGAGGGAGGCGAAGACACTCCGCACCGCGTGGAGCACATGGTCGATGCCCGCGATGTTCAGATACGTCTCCTGCTGCCCCGCGAAAGAGGCATCGGGCAGATCTTCGGCCGTGGCCGAGGAACGCACCGCCCAGGTGGTGCCGTCGGGTGCGGCATCCGCCCCCATCGCCTCCGCGTAGGCCGCGCGGATGTCGCGCTCGAGGTCGGCGGGAAGCGGCTGAGCCTCGATCCAGCCGCGGATCGCGGCGCCCACGCGACGCAGCTCCACGACGTCAGACACATCGAGCCGCGCCAGTTCCGCCTCGATGCGCTCGGCGAGGCCGCCGCCGGCGAGGAACGCGCGGTACGCATCGGCGGTGGTGGCGAAGCCGCCGGGCACGCGGACACCCGCCGTGCTCAGCGTCGCGATCATCTCGCCCAGCGAGGCGTTCTTGCCGCCGACCTGCGGCAGGTCGGCCATGGTGATCCTGCTCAGCGTGAAGATGTTCGTCATGAGACGACGATGCCCGCGAGGCACGGCCCCGGGCGGGCCGAAGGTCCTTCCCGCCCGCTTTCCTCTTGCCGATCCGGCGCCGCGTCGACGGGACCAATGGCCCTGTGCGCCCCGCGGCGATCGGTGCACTCTGAAGTCTCGGATCCAGGGCGGGGCACGCGACGGGCGGGCGACCCTTCCTACATCTCGAGGGGAAACGAGCATGACGACGGAGATCCACGTCACCGACCGGCCTGAAGTACCAACGGCCGGCGTGCGCAGGACGGTCCCGATGAGCGGGCTGACGGAGTTCTTCTCGGAGGCGTTCGCGCAGACCATACGCGCCCTGGCAGGGCAAGGGCTCCATCCGGCGGGACCGCCGTACGGCAAGTACTACGGGATGCCGGGCGCCACGGCAGACGTGGAGGCCGGCTTGCCCGTCGACGGGTCGGTCGCGGAGTCCGGCGAGGTCCGCCCGGGATCCCTGCCGGGAGGACGTGTCGTCGAGGCCGTGCACGTCGGACCGTACGACACCATGGTCGAGACCTACGCCGCCGTCCAGCAGTTCTTCGCCGCGGAAGGATGGCAGCCGGCAGGGGTCATGTGGGAGACCTATCTGAGCGATCCCGACGAAGAACCGGACCCGTCCGCCTGGCGCACTCTGATCTCGTGGCCGCTCGCGGGCGCGCACGAAGACGGCGAACGAGGTTGAATCGGGAGGTGACCCGGCAGGATTCGAGGGTCAGTACATCAGGTCGTCGTAGACGCTGTCGCCCGGTTCGATCCTGGGCGGATTGAACTCCCACTCCTCCATCTGCTCGGAACTCCGCTCGATCGTCTCGAAGCGGACGCCGATGTACGGGGTGATCATGACGGAGATCGCGGAGCGTCCAACGGTCTGGAAGTCCACGAAGCCGGCACCCTGCTGGACGGCGTCGATGATGCGCCTCTGCAAGTCCGCGACGTCCTGCTCGGGATCGAGGATGAACATCTGACCGTCCACCCGAGCTCTCACAACTTCCATGACGCCCCCATCGGTTCGCACGCCTCCCAGAGTACGCCTTCTCGCTAGATAAGCTAGTGATCTCATGAACGCTCAGCGATCGCCCAGCGTCTTGGCGTGACAGGCTGGAACGCATGGAGACCGACATCCAGCGCTTGAGCGCAGCGGTTCGAGAGCGCGGCCTGACCGTCGCCGTGGCCGAGTCCCTCACCTCGGGGCTCCTGGCCAGCGAGGTCGGAAAGGGCGAAAGCGCCGGCGACTGGTTCTCGGGCGGCGTCGTGGCGTATCGGATGCCCGTCAAGACGGGCCTCCTGGGTGTACCTGAGGGGCTCGACCCCTGCTCCTCGCGCTGTGCGACCGCACTGGCAGAAGGAGTGCGCGCGCTCCTCGACGTCGATATCGCCGTCGCGACCACCGGCGTCGGGGGACCGGAGGACGAGGACGGCCACCCGGCGGGAACCGTCTATCTGGGATGGGCCAGCGCAGCGGGGTCCGGCGCGGAGCATCTGCAGCTGGACGGCGGGCCCGAGCGGGTGCTGGATGAGACGGTGAACCGGGCGCTGCGCCTCCTGCTCACGGTCGCGGAAGGCAAGGCCGGCGACCGGGAGCAGGCCGCCTCCAACAGCTCTCCGTAGCCGTTGGTGGCCGGGCCTGCAACCCCCAGCGCTGTGAGAGCGCCCGGGGGTAGAAAAGTCCCGTGAAGAAGGTGATCTACGCAGGAAGCGAGTTCTTGACCGGGGATGACATCACCTTTGCGCTGCTGAGCTGCAGCCAGGCTCTCGCCGAGGCGGGCGAGGCGGAGACGGTGTCCTTGCCCGTCGTCGAGCCGGACGGAGCGATCAGCGCGGTGACGGTGCTGATCGGCCCAGCGAGCCAGATCGTGGCGAAGGATGCATCGCCCGACCTCGAGGAGCTCGTCGATGAGACGGCCGTGGAGCGGCTGAATGCCATCCAGCGCAGACACCATCCCGTCGCCGTCATCGACGGCGACGTCCCGAAGACAGTCGAATGGGACGGCGAGCTCGACTGAGCCGCCCTGCGCAAGGAGGACCATGACCGACGGCACGTCGCCCGTTGTGACCCGCTCCAACCGCGGCCAATGGGAGAACCACCTGGAGGGGCATCCGGAGCTCTCCGGAAGCTTCGCCAGCAAGGAGGAGGCGGTGGACGCCGGCCGCACCGTCGCAGACGACCTGGGCGTTCACCATGTGGTGGAGGATGCCGGACCGACCGGCGCCATCACCGACGAGCAGGAGTGAGGACGGAACATGTCAGAGAGCGACCCCACCGGCGCGACCCCCAGCCAGGCCGAGGGCGAAGACCAGGCCCGGCAGCCCGACACACGCACCCAACCGGCGGACGGCCATCCCTCGCAGGCAGAGGGAGAGGATCCCGACCGGCCCGCATCGGCGGAGTCGGCAGACACGCTTCGCGACGAGCAGCAGCCATAGCGTCGGTCGCCACGGCTCCTGCGCGGACTGAGCGCGGCGACTGCGGCCCGTCAGCGGAAGTCCCTCGCCCGATGCTGCACCCCCACACGGAGGTCATCGAATCCGTCGGCGACGAGATTGGTCACGCCCTCCGGCGAGCGCTCCAGGATGCCGCGGGCGATGAGCGCCGGTGAGTCCCGGACGATCCGCCGATACCTGTTCCACACACCGACCGAGCACACGATGTTGACGAGCCCGTGCTCGTCCTCGAGGTTGACGAACGTGACACCGGATGCCGTCGCCGGCCGCTGCCGGTGCGTAACCAGCCCCGCGACCTCCACCCGCCTGCCGGTCTCGTGCCTGCGCAGTTCGCGCGAGGTGAGCACCCCGCGGGCATCGAGTGCCGAGCGATAGTGCGTCATCGGGTGGTCGTCGGTGGAGATCCCGGTCGCCCACAGATCGGCTGCGAGGCGCTCGTAGCTCGTGGGGTCCGCGAACAGCGGCGGCTGCACGGCGATCAGCGAGCCCGGCAGATACTCCGGGCGGTCCTGGGCCGCTGACCCGGCGAGCCAGATCGCCTCCCGCCGGCTGAGACCCAGGCACTCGAACGCACCCGCAGTGGCGAGCGCCTCTACCTGGGCGGCGGTGATGCTGGTGCGCCGCACGACATCGCGCAGGTCGCGGAAGCGTCCTCCGGCCGCACGGGCGTCGACGATGCGCTGGGCCACCTTGGCGCCGATGCCTTTCACGCCGGCGAGACCGAGCCGCACCGCGAACCCCGAGTCACGGCGATGCGCCGCCGACTCGTCGGGGCTATGGAGATCGAAGATCCCGACGGGCGGCTGACGGCGTTCGAGGCACGAGTCCAGGCCGGTCGGTCCTCCGGCGGGAAGAGGCGACGGCGGAACTCCCGCCGGCTCGAGCACCGCCTCCGCGTCCGACAGGTGCAGGTCGGGCCGACGCACGTCGACCCCGTGGCGACGTGCGTCGGCGACGAGCGTCGCCGGCGAGTAGAAGCCCATCGGCTGCGCGCGCAGCAGCCCCGCAAGGAACGCCCCCGGGTAGTGCAGCTTGATCCACGAACTGGCGTAGACGAGCAGCGCGAACGACAGGGAGTGTGACTCGGCGAACCCGAAGTTCGCGAACGCCTGGATCTTGGCGTAGATCGCGTCGGCGTCCTCCCCCACCAGACCGTTCTGCGCCATGCCGGAATAGAGCTTGTCGCGCAGCGACTCGATGCGCTCGACCCCGCGCTTGGAACCCATGGCCCGGCGCAGCAGATCGGCATCCTCTCCGCTGAGACCGCCGATGACCATCCCCATCTGCATGAGCTGCTCCTGGAAGACCGGGATGCCCTTGGTGCGCTCCAGCACCGGCTTCAGCTTCTCGTGAGGGTACGTGACCGGCTCCTGACCGAGTTTGCGGCGCACGAACGGGTGCACCGCGCCGCCCTGGATGGGTCCGGGACGGATGAGGGCGATCTCGATGGCGAGGTCGTAGAACTCCCGAGGCTGCAGTCGTGGCAGCAGTCCCATCTGGGCTCGTGACTCGACCTGGAACACGCCGACCGCATCCGCGCGGCACAGCATGTCGTAGACGGCCTTCTCCTCCCTGGGGATCGTCGACAGCTCCCACACCTCCCCCGTGGAGGCGCGGATCATGTCGAAGCAGTACTGGATGGCAGCGAGCATGCCGAGCCCCAGCAGGTCGAACTTCACCAGCCCCATCCAGGCCGCGTCATCCTTGTCCCACTGGATCACGGTGCGGTTCTCCATGCGCGCATGCTCGATCGGCACGACCTCGCCGACAGGGCGGTCGGTGAGCACCATGCCGCCGGAGTGGATCCCCAGGTGCCGCGGCGCCTTCAGCAGCTCGCCGGCGAACTCGATCACCCGATCGGGGATGTCGTGCCCGGGGCCGGTCTCGAGGTGCGCCCCCCACCCCTCGACCTGCTTCGACCACGCATCCTGCTGACCCGGCGAATGACCCAGCGCCTTCGCCATGTCACGGACGGCGTTCTTCGGCCGGTACTGGATGACGTTCGCGACCTGGGCCGCGCGATCGCGGCCGTACTCCTGGTAGACCCACTGGATGATCTCCTCGCGACGGTCCGAGTCGAAGTCGACGTCGATGTCGGGCTCCTCGTCGCGCAGCGACGACAGGAAGCGCTCGAACGGCAGCCGGTAGTAGATGGCGTCGATCGCTGTGATGTCCAGCAGATAGCAGACGGCACTGTTGGCGGCGGACCCTCGTCCCTGACACAGGATGCCTCGACGCCGCGCCTCCTGGACGATGCCGTGGACGATGAGGAAGTAGCCGGGGAAGTCCTTCATCTCGATCACGCCGAGCTCGCGCTCGATGCGGTCCCGGTCCTCCGGACGGAGGTCGGGGTACTTCCGCGGCACCGCCTGCCACACGAGCGAGCGCAGCCACGACATCGGCGTGTGCCCCTCGGGCACCTCCTGCTTCGGCAGCGCGGGCTTCGCCCGCCGCAGCGGGAAGGCGAGCTCGTCGGCGAGCGTGACGGTGCGGGCGACGGCGTCCGGGAACCGGACGAAGCGCTCCGCCATCTCGGCACCCGACCGCAGGTGGGCGCCGGCGTGCGCCGGCAGCCAGCCGTCCAGCTCGTCCAGACCGCGGTTCGCGCGCACCGCCGCGACGGCGGCGGCCAGCAGCTGCCGCTGCGGCACCGCATAGTGCACGTTGTTCGTGGCGAGCAGCGGGAGTCCCCGCTCGCGGGCGAGCCCGGCCAGCACGTCGTTGTGGCGGGTGTCGAGCGGATTGCCGTGGTCGATGAGCTCGACGTGCACGGCGTCGCGCCCGAACAGCGCCACCAGCCGGTCGAGCTCCCGCGCCGCCGCGTCGGCCCCGGCCGTGCCGGGAGCCGACGTGAGCGCCTGGCGGACCGCGCCCTTGCGGCACCCGGTGAGCACGGCCCACTCCCCCGCCGCCTGTGCCGCCAGCTCGTCGAGGTCGTACACCGGTCGCCCCTTCTCACCGCCCCGCAGCTGCGCGTGCGTGATCGCCCCCGCGAGCCGGTGATAGCCCTCTTCGCCGCGGGCGAGCACCAGCAGGTGGCCGCCCGCCGGGTCTGCTTCGCCGTTCTGGGGCTTCGGGAGCTCGAGCGACAGCTCCGCCCCGAAGACGGTCTTCAGATCGAGCGCCTCGGCGGCCTCGGCGAAGTGGACGATGCCGTAGAAGCCGTCGTGATCGGTGATCGCGAGGGCGTGAAGCCCCAGCCGTTCGGCCTCCTCGGCGAGCTCTTCGGGCGATGAGGCCCCGTCGAGGAACGAGAACGAGGAGTGGGCGTGCAGCTCGGCGTACGGGATGACCTCGGCCGGTCGCTCGATCCTGGGCGGCACATAGGGACCGCGCTTGTGCGACCAGGCAGGGCTGTCGCCGCCGTCAGCGCCCGCGGGCCGCGCGTCCGGTCGGCGCCGGCCGCTCAGCACACGCTCGATCTCCGACCAGGACACGCCGGGGTTGTTGAAGCCCATCAGCCGCCCCCCGACAGGCTCAGGGACCGGAGGTCAGTCATAGGTCGCCTCCGCGGTCCAGGCGTCACCGTCGCACACCAGCAGCCAGGCGCCTCCGTCGGCGTCGACGACCTGGAACCGGTACGCGCGGCGCGAGCGGGCGGCATCCCATCCCCGCTCCACCACCGGCCACGGACCCGCCCACGCCTCGATCGGGCGCCGCCGCCCGCTCTCGATGAAGAACGCGGGCACAGCCGCGACGTTTCCTCGCTCGTCGACGTCGACGAGCTCGCCACCCAGCGCGCGCACGTCGACCGGCACCGGATCGGCGAACACCGTGGACGGCAGCGGCTCGGGAAGGCTGCCGGGCCACGGGCGCGCACGCTGCGCCGCGAGCCCTCC from the Microbacterium atlanticum genome contains:
- a CDS encoding CPBP family intramembrane glutamic endopeptidase; this translates as MTERMVRDDTRRSPHPWRAAPGAAWAVRTAWVAVVLLSAVPAILGHQLWGAVPSWIIVAQAAVVGLLLLCTLGIARIRPLWRFGVASGALLLLTWAWGNVSFALPALQSLFGGTPFDARMQAEQTGRLAVALSMIGVMLLLGLRPGQFFLALGQLTAPIRPVRVLGFPKADPWPRFGLIWGFGIAGALGVGQYLLLRPDPSAIAALWPMVPSILFYAALNAFSEEMTYRAPLLATLEPAVGGRHALWQTAFLFGVAHYFGVPGGLVGAVLSVFMGWILGKAMLETRGLFWAWFIHFLSDIVIFAFLALALVS
- a CDS encoding GyrI-like domain-containing protein, which translates into the protein MTTEIHVTDRPEVPTAGVRRTVPMSGLTEFFSEAFAQTIRALAGQGLHPAGPPYGKYYGMPGATADVEAGLPVDGSVAESGEVRPGSLPGGRVVEAVHVGPYDTMVETYAAVQQFFAAEGWQPAGVMWETYLSDPDEEPDPSAWRTLISWPLAGAHEDGERG
- a CDS encoding DUF2188 domain-containing protein, coding for MTDGTSPVVTRSNRGQWENHLEGHPELSGSFASKEEAVDAGRTVADDLGVHHVVEDAGPTGAITDEQE
- a CDS encoding SDR family NAD(P)-dependent oxidoreductase, translated to MTLSSQRFNGRTVIVTGAGAGIGRATAERLAAEGCRVIAVDVSADRLTALADEVGGEVVTVSADIADAAGIEAIMAAAGERIDGLANVAGIMDGFEPTAEIADATWERVLGVNLTGMMRLTRAVLPGMIDRGAGSIVNVGSEAGQRGSAAGTPYTTSKHAVNGFTVSTAFFYTPKGVRCNAVAPGPVATSIEAPFRSEWAQTRLGPFFQTNLPPVAQPSQLAAAITWLLSDDASNVSGAVIPVDGGWAAI
- the ppsA gene encoding phosphoenolpyruvate synthase, producing MTNIFTLSRITMADLPQVGGKNASLGEMIATLSTAGVRVPGGFATTADAYRAFLAGGGLAERIEAELARLDVSDVVELRRVGAAIRGWIEAQPLPADLERDIRAAYAEAMGADAAPDGTTWAVRSSATAEDLPDASFAGQQETYLNIAGIDHVLHAVRSVFASLYNDRAIAYRVHQGFAHRDVALSAAVQRMVRSDVGASGVMFTIDTESGFDRAVLITSAYGLGEAVVQGEVNPDEFTVYKPALQEGRPAILRRQLGDKAVALRFAAGHDVGSSTTMTSVAHEDRRRFSISDAEVHELARYAVTIEEHYGRAMDIEWARDGVDGRLYILQARPETVVSRAHGPVLTRFVLREHGRVLVEGRAIGQRVGAGPVRVVTSPAEMAKVRPGDILVAEMTDPDWEPVMKRAAAIVTDRGGRTCHAAIIARELGIPAVVGTRTATTALADGADVTVSCAEGDDGFVYAGRLDFAEQSIPVERMPQPPVRVMMNVGTPDQAFALAALPHQGVGLARLEFIVGTQIGIHPRALLEAEALAEPLRSEVARRVEAYASPRDFFVQRVAEGVATIAAAFAPEPVIVRTSDFKSNEYAHLLGGEQYEPREENPMLGWRGASRYITPSFQECFAMECEALRFVRDEMGLRNLKIMVPFVRTLAEAAEVSAELAKHGLQRGRNGLEVMMMCEIPSNALTADRFLDHFDGFSIGSNDMTQLVLGIDRDSDLVAAGFDERDPAVLEVLRLAIEACNRRGKYVGICGQGPSDHPELADWLVDAGIQSISLNPDSVVDTWLRLAQRAGAPVEDRSGHAVPDPVAP
- a CDS encoding pyridoxamine 5'-phosphate oxidase family protein; its protein translation is MSGAHTGPARILAGAVHPALIATAVEDVPDAGCWDLLAGAHVGRLAVIGADGRPDIFPMDYLVSDRHLFLRTAPGLKLRHLARNPFVAFEAEGDADGFRWSVVVRGAARRLDRDDEIEASGVLDLRSTSPTGKYDYLEITPDAVTGRRFRPQR
- a CDS encoding universal stress protein — translated: MERIVLGYDGSPASVSALSWVAARAGREVASVGLVNVVGRSAKDRASALDQLAHAEEFLRERAPGVGVELHRLEGGTPESLADFAADTDLLVIGINPGHPIRAAMAGAMPLRLSTTARVPVVMVPAAWVDLGEPVTIGISDDDSSSAALAFAAAEADATRSAIRLVHAWLMPTPSFAGTTALALTPDAAMAEHRGTLDAAMSWVTERYPRLELQSELVRDSQSAALLRYGARSSMLVMGTHHRGVLAGSLLGSVVQEVLWRAECPVAVVPRGAAESRHEED
- a CDS encoding CinA family protein: METDIQRLSAAVRERGLTVAVAESLTSGLLASEVGKGESAGDWFSGGVVAYRMPVKTGLLGVPEGLDPCSSRCATALAEGVRALLDVDIAVATTGVGGPEDEDGHPAGTVYLGWASAAGSGAEHLQLDGGPERVLDETVNRALRLLLTVAEGKAGDREQAASNSSP